The genomic region TATTAGATGCGAAGCACTTGTAACATCAGGGAGTATTTGCAACGAAGTAGTTACCATTGCAGCCGATAGAGATGTAAGCCTAATTGTGATGGGCACACATGGCATATCGGGCGTAGAAGAGTTTTTCTTAGGAAGTAATGCATATAAAGTTGTTACACGAGCGCAATGTCCTGTAATGTCGGTACAAGCTCATGCAAAAAAAATTGGATTCTCTCAAATAGTATTACCGATAGACAATTCTGACCACTCTAGACAGAAGGTAGCTCAAGTAGCCGTTTTGGCTAAAAATTATGGATCTATAATTAACGTGATTGGAATTCTAAGTGAAAACGATGACATTGTAGATGAAAATAAATTGAGTATTAAAATAAATCAAATTGAAGCCTATTTTAAAGCCATTGATATTGTTTGCAATACAAAGGTTGTAAAAGGCAAGAATCATGCAGCATTAACAATTAATTATGCAAACGAACTAAATGCAGATTTAATTGCTATAATGACAGACCAAGACGATGACGGTATTTTCCTAAGTCCATATGCACAGCAAATTGTAAATCATTCTAAAATACCGGTATTGAGTATTACTCCGGAAGAGCATCCGGAAAACATTCCTTGGGTGCATCCATATTAATATAT from Bacteroidota bacterium harbors:
- a CDS encoding universal stress protein — its product is MKKFSITQLLIPIDFSETSYLALEHAIFMARLFKAEIILLNVVEKNWENFSVLMPEIKVLEPSKLVDQLEQKLEEVADSIFEEHGIRCEALVTSGSICNEVVTIAADRDVSLIVMGTHGISGVEEFFLGSNAYKVVTRAQCPVMSVQAHAKKIGFSQIVLPIDNSDHSRQKVAQVAVLAKNYGSIINVIGILSENDDIVDENKLSIKINQIEAYFKAIDIVCNTKVVKGKNHAALTINYANELNADLIAIMTDQDDDGIFLSPYAQQIVNHSKIPVLSITPEEHPENIPWVHPY